In Halichondria panicea chromosome 17, odHalPani1.1, whole genome shotgun sequence, a single window of DNA contains:
- the LOC135350857 gene encoding exocyst complex component 3-like isoform X1 translates to MEFSSAEADAKDLAKKEVVAHLTKPDQLDRLEQYKRKISRKKATIESQLRNAVQTQLDGVQKGLKSLQEASGVMQTIRLNMGEVEQLYQQCADLSEVVKPIKDVSRKHQQLKTTMVHIQNIFNVPQVCQETKELIADGRLLEAHRNLAELEHTRDELLIQLFHSEDSYVDKNTSLHHYFEPLAGLSSSLGQQLWLIMHQTTGLVEGEPRKLVTALRIIEREEKTDALIKDMLDEKSIPHSQLPGRPKKWKEKCLEILETSISNKFEELEPGEQEKMENKAWLVEYLTSVATFCYTDLQAIKDHGTKCFPPQYDILDKFIKWYHQCLVKLISERVQKGLNAKDIITIMIWIGDVRESFNETLDIDFNNYGQLIDPAIEKDLQTTCQEQVEGNVKELVGKMVETEREDWDSTTPPDADVDGAYYTTVGITLFQMIDQNISALSPLGISNKLRVLAICLDAVLDFIMFYGSMVEDYFKCRLQTQRRMPPFFINYMIATANNCRSCVEFAEQLRKRFCLELNETVLDAEYERLFKKVSEEFDAVGHQCATVILDDAFMDLEPLLQGLLTKDAWFGNPGDLVGKTEGTILDYNEDFNCLKPAYYSYVIVESQHRVMNSYMQAMMQKRMVFKKDKDRERAAKMIKDEVKRINNVFQRLSHATNPKYAQGLEMMAELITSKTDFLAMDISALATKHPDVRPSHVIAILAMRGDLNKSLVAKIMQQTLMKDDTDGRGADVGDAHRSISSPRREANRSMFSQLKVTNPYSFFGK, encoded by the exons ATGGAGTTTTCTTCTGCTGAAGCTGACGCCAAGGACTTGGCGAAGAAGGAAGTAGTTGCTCATCTGACT AAACCAGACCAGCTCGATCGACTTGAACAATACAAGAGAAAGATTTCCAGAAAGAAG GCAACCATTGAGTCTCAGCTGAGGAATGCGGTACAGACACAGCTGGACGGAGTACAGAAAGgcctcaagagtctccagGAGGCGAGTGGTGTGATGCAGACTATACGTCTGAATATGGGAGAGGTGGAGCAGCTGTATCAACAATGTGCTGACCTGTCGGAGGTCGTCAAACCTATCAAAGACGTCAGCAGGAAGCATCAACAG ctgaAGACGACAATGGTGCACATTCAGAACATCTTCAACGTTCCTCAAGTGTGTCAGGAAACGAAGGAACTCATAGCTGATGGCCGACTGCTGGAGGCCCACAGGAA CTTGGCGGAGTTGGAGCACACTAGGGATGAACTGCTGATTCAGCTGTTTCACAGTGAAGACTCTTATGTCGATAAGAACACA TCACTCCACCACTACTTTGAGCCACTGGCCGGTCTCTCT AGCTCCCTGGGTCAGCAACTGTGGCTGATTATGCACCAGACAACTGGCCTCGTAGAGGGAGAGCCTCGTAAGCTCGTCACCGCCCTCAGGATAATTGAGAGGGAGGAGAAAACAGACGCTCTCATTAAAGACATGCTCGACGAGAAAAGCATTCCACATTCTCAGTTGCCAGGGAGACCAAAGAAATGGAAGGAAAAGTGTTTGGAGATACTGGAGACTTCAATCTCCAATAA GTTTGAGGAGCTTGAGCCGGGGGAACAAGAGAAGATGGAGAACAAGGCGTGGTTAGTGGAGTACCTCACCTCCGTGGCAACATTCTGCTACACCGACTTGCAAGCCATCAAAGATCACGGCACCAAATGTTTCCCTCCTCAATACGACATACTCGACAAGTTCATTAAGTGGTACCATCAGTGCCTCGTCAAACTG ATCTCAGAGCGTGTTCAGAAGGGGCTCAATGCCAAAGACATTATCACCATCATGATTTGGATCGGAGACGTCAG GGAGTCTTTCAATGAGACCCTGGATATTGACTTCAACAATTATGGGCAGCTCATTGACCCAGCAATAGAGAAGGATCTGCAAACAAC ATGCCAGGAGCAGGTGGAGGGCAATGTGAAGGAGCTTGTAGGCAAGATGGTCGAGACAGAGAGGGAAGACTGGGACAGTACCACGCCTCCTGACGCTGACGTTGACGGAGCCTACTACACCACCGTCGGGATCACCCTTTTCCAGATGATTGACCAGAAC ATCTCGGCACTATCTCCACTCGGAATAAGCAACAAGCTCAGG gtgcTGGCTATCTGCTTGGATGCTGTGTTGGACTTCATCATGTTTTATGGCT CAATGGTGGAGGACTATTTCAAATGTCGTCTCCAAACCCAGCGAAGGATGCCACCATTCTTCATCAACTACATG ATAGCGACGGCCAATAACTGTCGGTCTTGTGTCGAGTTCGCTGAGCAACTGAGG AAACGATTCTGTCTTGAGTTGAACGAGACTGTACTCGACGCTGAGTACGAGAGACTGTTCAAAAAGGTCTCAGAGGAGTTCGATGCCGTGGGACATCAATG CGCTACTGTGATCTTGGACGATGCGTTCATGGACCTTGAACCCCTGTTGCAGGGACTCCTCACCAAAGATGCATG GTTTGGTAACCCTGGTGACCTGGTTGGCAAAACAGAGGGTACGATTCTCGACTACAATGAAGACTTCAATTGCTTGAAACCAGC ctactaTTCGTACGTGATCGTAGAGTCACAGCACAGAGTGATGAACAGTTACATGCAGGCAATGATGCAGAA ACGTATGGTGTTTAAGAAGGACAAGGACAGAGAAAGAGCAGCCAAAATGATCAAAGATGAGGTGAAGAGGATCAATAACGTATTTCAAAGACTCTCCCACGCCACCAACCCAAAG TATGCTCAAGGTCTGGAAATGATGGCCGAACTGATAACTTCCAAAACAGACTTCCTTGCTATGGATATCTCC gcactggcTACCAAGCACCCTGATGTCAGGCCTAGTCATGTCATTGCCATCCTGGCTATGAGGGGAGACCTCAACAAGTCACTCGTCGCAAAG ATAATGCAGCAGACTCTGATGAAGGACGACACGGATGGCCGGGGAGCAGACGTGGGCGACGCCCACCGGTCCATCTCCTCACCACGTAGGGAAGCCAATAGAAGCATGTTTTCTCAGCTCAAAGTCACCAATCCTTACTCCTTCTTCGGAAAGTAG
- the LOC135350857 gene encoding exocyst complex component 3-like isoform X2 produces the protein MEFSSAEADAKDLAKKEVVAHLTKPDQLDRLEQYKRKISRKKATIESQLRNAVQTQLDGVQKGLKSLQEASGVMQTIRLNMGEVEQLYQQCADLSEVVKPIKDVSRKHQQLKTTMVHIQNIFNVPQVCQETKELIADGRLLEAHRNLAELEHTRDELLIQLFHSEDSYVDKNTSLHHYFEPLAGLSSSLGQQLWLIMHQTTGLVEGEPRKLVTALRIIEREEKTDALIKDMLDEKSIPHSQLPGRPKKWKEKCLEILETSISNKFEELEPGEQEKMENKAWLVEYLTSVATFCYTDLQAIKDHGTKCFPPQYDILDKFIKWYHQCLVKLISERVQKGLNAKDIITIMIWIGDVRESFNETLDIDFNNYGQLIDPAIEKDLQTTCQEQVEGNVKELVGKMVETEREDWDSTTPPDADVDGAYYTTVGITLFQMIDQNISALSPLGISNKLRVLAICLDAVLDFIMFYGSMVEDYFKCRLQTQRRMPPFFINYMIATANNCRSCVEFAEQLRKRFCLELNETVLDAEYERLFKKVSEEFDAVGHQCATVILDDAFMDLEPLLQGLLTKDAWFGNPGDLVGKTEGTILDYNEDFNCLKPAYYSYVIVESQHRVMNSYMQAMMQKRMVFKKDKDRERAAKMIKDEVKRINNVFQRLSHATNPKYAQGLEMMAELITSKTDFLAMDISALATKHPDVRPSHVIAILAMRGDLNKSLVAKWNSFEHLQGVIQDVEVEGRN, from the exons ATGGAGTTTTCTTCTGCTGAAGCTGACGCCAAGGACTTGGCGAAGAAGGAAGTAGTTGCTCATCTGACT AAACCAGACCAGCTCGATCGACTTGAACAATACAAGAGAAAGATTTCCAGAAAGAAG GCAACCATTGAGTCTCAGCTGAGGAATGCGGTACAGACACAGCTGGACGGAGTACAGAAAGgcctcaagagtctccagGAGGCGAGTGGTGTGATGCAGACTATACGTCTGAATATGGGAGAGGTGGAGCAGCTGTATCAACAATGTGCTGACCTGTCGGAGGTCGTCAAACCTATCAAAGACGTCAGCAGGAAGCATCAACAG ctgaAGACGACAATGGTGCACATTCAGAACATCTTCAACGTTCCTCAAGTGTGTCAGGAAACGAAGGAACTCATAGCTGATGGCCGACTGCTGGAGGCCCACAGGAA CTTGGCGGAGTTGGAGCACACTAGGGATGAACTGCTGATTCAGCTGTTTCACAGTGAAGACTCTTATGTCGATAAGAACACA TCACTCCACCACTACTTTGAGCCACTGGCCGGTCTCTCT AGCTCCCTGGGTCAGCAACTGTGGCTGATTATGCACCAGACAACTGGCCTCGTAGAGGGAGAGCCTCGTAAGCTCGTCACCGCCCTCAGGATAATTGAGAGGGAGGAGAAAACAGACGCTCTCATTAAAGACATGCTCGACGAGAAAAGCATTCCACATTCTCAGTTGCCAGGGAGACCAAAGAAATGGAAGGAAAAGTGTTTGGAGATACTGGAGACTTCAATCTCCAATAA GTTTGAGGAGCTTGAGCCGGGGGAACAAGAGAAGATGGAGAACAAGGCGTGGTTAGTGGAGTACCTCACCTCCGTGGCAACATTCTGCTACACCGACTTGCAAGCCATCAAAGATCACGGCACCAAATGTTTCCCTCCTCAATACGACATACTCGACAAGTTCATTAAGTGGTACCATCAGTGCCTCGTCAAACTG ATCTCAGAGCGTGTTCAGAAGGGGCTCAATGCCAAAGACATTATCACCATCATGATTTGGATCGGAGACGTCAG GGAGTCTTTCAATGAGACCCTGGATATTGACTTCAACAATTATGGGCAGCTCATTGACCCAGCAATAGAGAAGGATCTGCAAACAAC ATGCCAGGAGCAGGTGGAGGGCAATGTGAAGGAGCTTGTAGGCAAGATGGTCGAGACAGAGAGGGAAGACTGGGACAGTACCACGCCTCCTGACGCTGACGTTGACGGAGCCTACTACACCACCGTCGGGATCACCCTTTTCCAGATGATTGACCAGAAC ATCTCGGCACTATCTCCACTCGGAATAAGCAACAAGCTCAGG gtgcTGGCTATCTGCTTGGATGCTGTGTTGGACTTCATCATGTTTTATGGCT CAATGGTGGAGGACTATTTCAAATGTCGTCTCCAAACCCAGCGAAGGATGCCACCATTCTTCATCAACTACATG ATAGCGACGGCCAATAACTGTCGGTCTTGTGTCGAGTTCGCTGAGCAACTGAGG AAACGATTCTGTCTTGAGTTGAACGAGACTGTACTCGACGCTGAGTACGAGAGACTGTTCAAAAAGGTCTCAGAGGAGTTCGATGCCGTGGGACATCAATG CGCTACTGTGATCTTGGACGATGCGTTCATGGACCTTGAACCCCTGTTGCAGGGACTCCTCACCAAAGATGCATG GTTTGGTAACCCTGGTGACCTGGTTGGCAAAACAGAGGGTACGATTCTCGACTACAATGAAGACTTCAATTGCTTGAAACCAGC ctactaTTCGTACGTGATCGTAGAGTCACAGCACAGAGTGATGAACAGTTACATGCAGGCAATGATGCAGAA ACGTATGGTGTTTAAGAAGGACAAGGACAGAGAAAGAGCAGCCAAAATGATCAAAGATGAGGTGAAGAGGATCAATAACGTATTTCAAAGACTCTCCCACGCCACCAACCCAAAG TATGCTCAAGGTCTGGAAATGATGGCCGAACTGATAACTTCCAAAACAGACTTCCTTGCTATGGATATCTCC gcactggcTACCAAGCACCCTGATGTCAGGCCTAGTCATGTCATTGCCATCCTGGCTATGAGGGGAGACCTCAACAAGTCACTCGTCGCAAAG tggaatTCCTTTGAACACcttcagggtgtcatacaggatgtTGAAGTAGAGGGGAGAAATTAg